One Synechococcus sp. Nb3U1 genomic window, GAGCTGACGTACTGCGACTTTGGGTTTCTAGTGTAGACTATTCTGGCGATGTGCCGCTGGGTAAAACCATCCTTGGCCAGATGGCGGATGTGTATCGCAAGATCCGCAATACAGCCCGCTTTTTGCTGAGTAACCTCTACGACTTTGATCCTGCCCAAGATGCCGTTCCATTTGCTGATCTATCGGACTTGGATCGCTACATTCTCCATCGCATGAAAGAGGTGGGATCCGAAATGACTGAGTCTTTCGAAAGCTACCAATTCTATCACTTTTTCCAGGCCATTCAGAACTTTTGTGTGGTGGATCTCTCCAACTTTTATCTGGATATCAGCAAAGATCGCCTCTACATTAGCCACGCCCACAGTCGGCGGCGACGGCAATGTCAAACGGTGTTGGCCCTGTTGCTAGAAAACATTGCCAAAGCGATTGCCCCGGTGCTCTCCCATATGGCGGAGGAAATTTGGATGCACCTTCCTTATACCAAAACCACCCCATCGGTGTTTGAAGCAGGCTGGATGAGCTTGCCCGAGACTTGGTCGGATCCGCAGTTGTCTGCCACTTGGGAGCAGTTGCGCTCTGTGCGACAGGAGGTCAACAAAGCCCTCGAGCAAGCCCGCACCGAGAAGGTGATCGGGGCTTCCACCGAAGCCAAAGTGACCCTAAGGGTAGGGGATCCCGCTCTTTATCCGATCCTGGACGACCATGCTTCGGAGTTGCGTTACCTTTTGATTGCCTCACAGGTAGAATTGGCCAAATCGACTGAGGGATTGGAGATTTCCGTTCAGCCTGCCGAGGGCAGAAAATGTGTGCGCTGCTGGAACCATTCCATTCGTGTGGGAGAAGCTGCCGAGCATCCAGAATTGTGTGAGCGCTGTGTGGCGGCTTTAGCAGGAACCTTTTGAGTTTTTAGCTCATCAATTCCGGGATCCCGTTCTCCGACTCCCGCTCCAAATCTCGAAATAGAGGAGTGCTTAGATACCGTTCTCCAAAGCTCGGCTGGATCATCACGATCATCTTGTCAGCATTTTCTGGTCGTCGCCCCACCCGAATTGCCCCGGCCAAAGCCGCTCCCGTAGAAATGCCAGAGAGGATCCCTTCTTCTTTGGCCAGACGACGGCTATAGGCCATGCTCTCTTCGTCTTCTACAGGGATCACCTCATCCAGCAGATCCCGCCGCAACACATCCGGCACAAACCCGGCCCCGATCCCTTCAATGCGGTGGAAGCCCGGTCTTTTCCCACTTAGCACAGCGCTGGCTTGGGGTTCAATGGCCACCAGTTGAATTGCTGGATTTTGCCCCTTCAGGAACTCCCCTGCCCCGGTAATGGTGCCACCCGTGCCCACCCCGGCCACCAGGATGTCGATATGGCCCTCTGTATCCTCCCAAATTTCCGGACCGGTGGTTTTGGCATGAATTTGGGGGTTAGCCGGGTTGGTAAATTGGCCCAGCATAAAAGCGTTGGGGGTACGCCGCACGATCTCTTCTGCTTTCCAGATGGCTTCTCCCATGCCGCCTGTGCCGCTAGCCAGGTGCACCTCCGCTCCGTAGGCCTTCAACAGCAAGCGCCGCTCCAGGCTCATGCTCTCGGGCATGGTGATGATCAGCCGATAGCCTTTGGCCGCTGCGGCCATGGCTAGGCCAATGCCGGTATTGCCGGAGGTGGGCTCCACCAGGATGGTTTTGCCCGGGGTAATCAAGCCCGCCTGTTCGGCTGCCTCGA contains:
- the cysK gene encoding cysteine synthase A → MKIAANITQLIGRTPLVQLNRIPQAEGCRARILVKLESFNPAASVKDRIAVSMIEAAEQAGLITPGKTILVEPTSGNTGIGLAMAAAAKGYRLIITMPESMSLERRLLLKAYGAEVHLASGTGGMGEAIWKAEEIVRRTPNAFMLGQFTNPANPQIHAKTTGPEIWEDTEGHIDILVAGVGTGGTITGAGEFLKGQNPAIQLVAIEPQASAVLSGKRPGFHRIEGIGAGFVPDVLRRDLLDEVIPVEDEESMAYSRRLAKEEGILSGISTGAALAGAIRVGRRPENADKMIVMIQPSFGERYLSTPLFRDLERESENGIPELMS